In Pseudomonas sp. ADAK18, a single window of DNA contains:
- a CDS encoding TerC family protein — translation MEWLADPTAWLGLLTLIVLELVLGIDNLVFIAILADKLPPEQRDRARLIGLSLALLMRLGLLASISWLVTLTQPLFEVFDKSFSGRDLIMLFGGVFLLFKATMELHERLEGHISVRTGNAAYAMFWPIVAQIVVLDAVFSLDAVITAVGMVDELAVMMIAVIISIGLMIIASKPLTRFVNAHPTVIMLCLGFLMMIGFALTAEGLGFHIPKGYLYAAIGFSILIEVFNQIARARRKKSAQGALPMRERTAHAVMRLLGGRSLAMEEVGEEVADLLGETDANQGPLFDRRERVMISGVLQLAERPIRSLMTPRANVDTIDLADDADTIRLKLMHSSYSRLPLIRNGAIDEPLGFVHKKELLKEYLAGHEPDLEHLARRAVNLLENFSILNALEQMRQASTHIAFVINEFGDFMGVLSMTDILESIAGELPDASEIEGPDVVEEEGGFRVSGALNLSLIRQRTGFKASETEDYQTLAGLVMSLLDRLPVVGDSLDHEGWRLTVAAVEERRVTQVRLVPLDAQFR, via the coding sequence ATGGAATGGTTAGCGGATCCAACGGCCTGGCTCGGCCTGTTGACTTTGATTGTGCTGGAACTGGTGCTGGGCATCGACAACCTGGTGTTTATCGCGATCCTGGCGGACAAGTTGCCGCCGGAGCAGCGCGACCGTGCGCGGCTGATCGGCCTGTCCTTGGCCTTGCTGATGCGCCTGGGCCTGTTGGCGAGTATTTCCTGGCTGGTGACCCTGACCCAGCCGTTGTTTGAGGTGTTCGACAAGAGTTTCTCCGGTCGCGACCTGATCATGCTGTTTGGTGGTGTGTTCCTGCTGTTCAAGGCCACCATGGAATTGCATGAGCGCCTCGAAGGCCACATCAGCGTGCGCACCGGCAATGCCGCCTACGCCATGTTCTGGCCAATCGTGGCGCAGATCGTGGTGCTGGACGCGGTGTTCTCCCTCGACGCGGTGATTACCGCTGTGGGCATGGTGGATGAGCTGGCGGTGATGATGATCGCCGTGATCATTTCCATCGGCCTGATGATCATCGCCAGCAAGCCGCTGACGCGCTTCGTCAATGCGCACCCGACCGTGATCATGCTGTGCCTGGGCTTCCTGATGATGATCGGCTTCGCCCTGACCGCCGAAGGCTTGGGCTTCCACATTCCGAAGGGTTACCTGTACGCAGCCATTGGTTTCTCGATCTTGATCGAGGTGTTTAACCAGATTGCCCGGGCGCGCCGCAAGAAATCTGCCCAGGGCGCGCTGCCGATGCGTGAGCGTACGGCGCATGCGGTGATGCGCTTGCTGGGTGGCCGGAGCCTGGCGATGGAAGAAGTAGGTGAAGAGGTGGCTGACCTGCTGGGTGAAACGGATGCCAACCAAGGTCCGCTATTCGACCGTCGCGAGCGTGTGATGATCAGTGGTGTGCTGCAATTGGCCGAGCGGCCGATCCGCAGCCTGATGACGCCGCGCGCCAACGTCGACACCATCGACCTGGCGGACGATGCCGACACGATTCGCCTGAAGCTGATGCATTCGTCCTATTCGCGCTTGCCGCTGATCCGCAATGGCGCGATTGATGAGCCGCTGGGCTTTGTGCACAAGAAAGAATTGCTCAAGGAGTACCTGGCCGGTCATGAGCCTGACCTTGAGCATTTGGCGCGCCGGGCGGTGAATCTCCTGGAGAATTTTTCAATCCTCAATGCCCTGGAGCAGATGCGTCAGGCGTCGACCCACATTGCGTTCGTGATCAACGAGTTTGGTGATTTCATGGGTGTATTGAGCATGACTGACATCCTCGAATCCATCGCCGGCGAATTGCCGGACGCCAGTGAGATCGAAGGCCCGGATGTGGTTGAGGAGGAGGGTGGGTTCAGGGTCAGTGGTGCCTTGAATCTAAGCCTGATTCGTCAGCGTACCGGCTTCAAGGCCTCGGAAACAGAGGACTACCAGACGTTGGCCGGGTTGGTGATGAGTTTGCTGGATCGCCTGCCGGTGGTGGGTGACAGCCTTGACCATGAAGGCTGGCGCCTGACGGTGGCGGCGGTGGAGGAGCGGCGGGTGACCCAGGTTCGCCTGGTTCCTTTGGATGCGCAGTTTCGATAG
- a CDS encoding sugar-binding transcriptional regulator — translation MSDSTQRIASDIDLMTEVAMLYYLENVTQEAIAKRFDLSRAKVSRLLKRARDEGIVEVRVLQHPAMNNELEQALVERFQLDRALIAVDHSDPDTQRSAVASLVANYLNKTLSDGMIVAVGMGRNVGAVADNVFLPVTRNCTFVCAIGGSLKAGEYMNPDHICRRLALRFGGESESLYAPALVANPELRGVLISNDTVRSTLDRARRADMALIGIGDMSENSNMVRMGWFSPQEIAQARLSGTVGDMMGYDFIDIHGQPAINAIQGRVIGLTVQELFRIPDVVAIASENTKAAATLGALRSGVINTLATTVTNAHTILALDDATRKN, via the coding sequence ATGAGTGACAGTACCCAGCGCATTGCCAGCGATATCGATCTGATGACCGAAGTGGCGATGCTCTATTACCTTGAGAACGTCACTCAGGAAGCCATCGCCAAGCGCTTCGACCTGTCTCGGGCAAAAGTCAGCCGTCTGCTCAAACGCGCACGGGATGAAGGGATTGTCGAAGTGCGGGTGTTGCAGCATCCGGCGATGAATAACGAGTTGGAGCAGGCGCTGGTGGAGCGCTTCCAGCTGGATCGTGCGCTGATTGCGGTCGACCACAGTGACCCTGACACCCAGCGTTCGGCCGTTGCCAGCCTGGTGGCCAACTACCTGAACAAGACGTTGAGCGACGGCATGATTGTCGCCGTGGGCATGGGCCGCAACGTCGGTGCGGTGGCCGACAACGTGTTCTTGCCGGTGACCCGTAACTGCACATTTGTCTGCGCCATCGGCGGTTCGCTCAAGGCTGGCGAATACATGAACCCCGACCATATCTGCCGGCGCCTGGCCCTGCGTTTTGGTGGCGAGAGTGAAAGTTTGTACGCCCCGGCCCTGGTGGCCAACCCGGAACTACGCGGGGTACTGATCAGCAACGACACCGTGCGCTCCACCCTGGACCGCGCCCGCCGTGCTGACATGGCGCTGATCGGCATTGGCGACATGAGCGAAAACAGCAACATGGTGCGCATGGGCTGGTTTTCACCCCAGGAGATTGCCCAGGCCCGGTTGTCCGGCACCGTGGGCGACATGATGGGGTATGACTTCATTGATATTCACGGCCAGCCGGCGATCAACGCGATTCAGGGGCGGGTGATTGGTTTAACCGTGCAGGAGTTGTTTCGGATTCCGGATGTGGTGGCGATTGCCAGTGAAAACACCAAGGCGGCGGCGACCCTTGGAGCGTTGCGGTCGGGTGTGATCAATACGTTGGCGACCACCGTGACCAATGCCCACACCATCCTGGCGCTGGATGATGCGACCCGCAAAAACTGA
- the rpiB gene encoding ribose 5-phosphate isomerase B, which yields MNTPFPVAIGCDEAGYELKELLKRHIEALGYPVTDFGTHSTAPVLYPDIALAVATAINAGQQRLGVLVCGTGIGMAISANKVLGIRAAQAHDTYSAERARKSNDAQILSIGARVIGAELAKSVVKSFLESEFEAARSGAKVDRINAIERDGHQ from the coding sequence ATGAACACACCTTTCCCGGTGGCTATCGGATGCGATGAAGCGGGTTACGAGCTCAAAGAATTGTTGAAGCGCCATATCGAAGCGCTGGGATATCCGGTGACCGACTTTGGTACCCATTCCACGGCGCCGGTGCTGTACCCGGACATCGCCCTGGCGGTGGCCACCGCGATCAATGCCGGGCAGCAGCGGCTGGGGGTATTGGTGTGTGGCACGGGGATTGGCATGGCCATTTCGGCCAACAAGGTCCTGGGGATTCGCGCGGCCCAGGCCCATGACACGTATTCGGCGGAGCGGGCACGCAAGAGCAACGATGCGCAGATCCTTTCCATTGGTGCGCGGGTGATCGGCGCGGAACTGGCAAAAAGCGTCGTCAAGTCGTTCCTGGAATCGGAGTTCGAGGCGGCGCGTTCCGGGGCCAAGGTCGACCGCATCAACGCGATTGAGCGTGATGGGCATCAGTAG
- a CDS encoding sugar ABC transporter ATP-binding protein produces MATPLLLQAEHVAKAYAGIPALRDGRLSLRAGSVHALCGGNGAGKSTFLSILMGITARDAGTIALNGSPVHFHRPSEALASGIAMITQELEPIPYMTVAENIWLGREPRRAGCIVDSKELNRRTRELLESLEFEVDATSPMHRLSVAQIQLVEIAKAFSHDCQVMIMDEPTSAIGEREAETLFKAIRRLTARGAGIVYVSHRLSELAQIADDYSIFRDGAFVETGRMADIDRAHLVRGIVGQELTRIDHKVGRECAAECCLDVDSLSRAGEFQDISLQLRQGEILGIYGLMGSGRSEFLNCIYGLTTPDSGSVTLQGKPMPIGLPKATIRAGMSLVTEDRKDSGLVLSGSILSNIALSAYKQLSSWSLINARKENQLAQDMVKRLQIKTTSLDLPVESMSGGNQQKVVLAKCLSTQPICLLCDEPTRGIDEGAKQEIYHLLDQFVRAGGAAIVVSSEAPELLHLSDRIAVFKGGRLVTISTDTALSQEALLSLAS; encoded by the coding sequence ATGGCCACGCCATTACTGCTCCAGGCTGAACACGTCGCCAAGGCCTACGCCGGGATCCCTGCCCTGCGTGACGGGCGCCTCTCTCTGCGGGCCGGCAGCGTTCACGCCCTGTGCGGCGGCAATGGCGCAGGCAAATCAACTTTTCTCAGCATCCTGATGGGCATCACGGCGCGTGATGCCGGCACCATCGCGCTCAACGGTTCGCCCGTGCATTTCCATCGGCCCAGTGAGGCCCTGGCGTCAGGGATCGCGATGATCACCCAGGAGCTGGAACCGATTCCCTACATGACCGTCGCCGAAAACATCTGGCTGGGCCGCGAACCGCGCCGCGCCGGTTGCATCGTCGACAGCAAGGAATTGAACCGCCGTACTCGGGAGTTGCTGGAAAGCCTGGAGTTTGAAGTGGATGCCACCAGCCCCATGCACCGCCTGAGCGTGGCGCAGATCCAACTGGTGGAAATCGCCAAGGCGTTCAGCCATGACTGCCAAGTGATGATCATGGATGAGCCCACCTCCGCCATCGGCGAGCGCGAAGCGGAAACCCTGTTCAAGGCCATCCGCCGCCTGACGGCCCGTGGCGCCGGCATCGTGTATGTGTCCCATCGCCTCAGCGAGTTGGCGCAGATTGCCGATGACTACAGCATCTTCCGCGATGGTGCCTTCGTCGAAACCGGACGCATGGCCGATATCGACCGCGCCCACCTGGTGCGCGGCATCGTTGGCCAGGAACTGACGCGGATCGATCACAAGGTCGGCCGCGAATGTGCTGCCGAGTGCTGCCTGGACGTGGACAGCCTGAGCCGCGCCGGCGAGTTCCAGGACATCAGCCTGCAACTGCGCCAGGGCGAAATTCTGGGCATCTATGGCCTGATGGGCTCCGGACGCAGCGAGTTTCTCAACTGCATTTATGGCCTGACCACACCCGACTCCGGCAGCGTCACCCTGCAAGGCAAGCCGATGCCCATCGGCCTGCCCAAGGCGACCATTCGCGCCGGCATGTCCCTGGTCACCGAAGACCGCAAAGACAGCGGCCTGGTGCTCAGTGGCAGCATCCTCTCCAACATCGCGCTGTCGGCCTACAAGCAGCTGTCGAGCTGGTCGCTGATAAATGCCCGCAAGGAAAACCAGTTGGCCCAGGACATGGTCAAGCGTCTGCAGATCAAGACCACCTCCCTGGACCTGCCAGTGGAATCCATGAGCGGCGGTAACCAACAGAAAGTGGTGCTCGCCAAATGCCTGTCGACCCAGCCGATCTGCCTCCTGTGCGACGAGCCGACACGCGGTATTGATGAAGGCGCCAAGCAGGAGATTTATCACCTGTTGGACCAATTCGTGCGCGCCGGCGGCGCGGCCATTGTGGTGTCGTCGGAAGCGCCGGAACTGCTGCATCTGAGCGATCGAATCGCTGTCTTCAAGGGCGGCCGGCTGGTGACCATCAGCACTGACACCGCCCTTTCCCAGGAAGCCTTGTTGAGTCTTGCCTCATGA
- a CDS encoding ABC transporter permease, producing the protein MNAKTTLSTPITAPVKAAPRSRLRLSLDRFGLPLVFILLCVVMAFSSEYFMTWRNWMDILRQTSINGILAVGMTYVILTKGIDLSVGSILAFAGLCSAMVATQGYGLLAAVSAGMFAGAMLGVVNGFMVANLSIPPFVATLGMLSVARGMTFILNDGSPVTDLPDAYLALGIGKIGPIGVPIIIFAVVALIFWMVLRYTTYGRYVYAVGGNEKSARTSGIGVRKVMFSVYVVSGLLAGLAGVVLSARTTSALPQAGMSYELDAIAAVVIGGTSLSGGTGSIVGTLFGALLIGVINNGLNLLGVSSYYQQVAKGLIIVLAVLIDVWRKKKR; encoded by the coding sequence ATGAACGCCAAAACAACCCTGTCCACACCCATCACCGCTCCCGTCAAGGCGGCACCGCGCAGCCGTCTGCGCCTGTCCCTCGACCGCTTTGGCCTGCCGCTGGTGTTTATCCTGCTGTGCGTGGTGATGGCGTTTTCCAGCGAATACTTCATGACCTGGCGCAACTGGATGGACATCCTGCGCCAGACCTCCATCAACGGCATTCTCGCCGTGGGCATGACCTACGTGATCTTGACCAAGGGCATCGACCTGTCAGTGGGCTCGATCCTGGCCTTTGCCGGACTCTGCAGTGCAATGGTCGCCACCCAGGGCTACGGCCTGCTGGCGGCGGTGAGCGCCGGGATGTTTGCCGGCGCCATGCTCGGGGTGGTCAACGGTTTCATGGTCGCCAACCTGTCGATTCCACCCTTTGTCGCCACCCTCGGCATGTTGAGCGTCGCCCGGGGTATGACCTTCATTCTCAACGACGGCAGCCCGGTCACCGACCTGCCCGACGCCTACCTGGCGCTGGGCATCGGCAAAATCGGCCCGATTGGCGTGCCGATCATCATCTTCGCGGTGGTCGCGCTGATTTTCTGGATGGTGCTGCGCTACACCACCTACGGCCGTTACGTGTATGCGGTGGGCGGCAATGAGAAGAGCGCACGCACCTCGGGGATCGGCGTGCGCAAGGTGATGTTTTCGGTGTACGTGGTGTCCGGGCTGCTCGCCGGCTTGGCCGGCGTGGTGTTGTCGGCACGCACCACCTCCGCCCTGCCCCAGGCCGGCATGTCCTATGAACTGGACGCCATCGCCGCTGTGGTGATCGGCGGCACCAGCCTCTCCGGCGGCACCGGCAGCATCGTCGGCACGCTGTTTGGCGCGCTGTTGATCGGGGTGATCAACAACGGCTTGAACCTGCTCGGCGTGTCCTCCTATTACCAGCAGGTCGCCAAGGGCCTGATCATCGTGCTCGCCGTGCTGATTGACGTGTGGCGCAAGAAAAAACGCTAG
- a CDS encoding substrate-binding domain-containing protein, translating into MKPFPVLAAVAALSLLASSIAVAADGKTYKIGAAVYGLKGQFMQNWVRELKEHPAVKDGTVQLTVFDGNYDALTQNNQIENMVTQHYDAILFVPIDTKAGVGTVKAAMSNDVVVIASNAKVADANVPYVGNDDVEGGRLQAQAMVDKLNGRGNVVIIQGPIGQSAQIDREKGEMEVLNKYPDIKIIEKKTANWDRAQALTLTEDWLNAHPKGINGVIAQNDDMALGAVQALKSHGLSFKDVPVTSIDGMPDAIQAVKKDEVITFLQDAQAQSQGALDVALRALAGKDYKPKSVIWERYAKDVKWGDGTAKNYILPWVPVTNANADALYQQVSGGK; encoded by the coding sequence ATGAAGCCCTTTCCAGTATTAGCCGCCGTCGCGGCACTCTCCCTGCTTGCCAGCAGCATCGCCGTGGCGGCCGATGGCAAGACCTACAAGATCGGCGCGGCCGTGTACGGGCTCAAGGGCCAGTTCATGCAGAACTGGGTCCGCGAGCTGAAGGAACACCCGGCGGTCAAGGACGGCACCGTGCAGTTGACCGTGTTCGACGGCAACTACGACGCGCTGACCCAGAACAACCAGATTGAAAACATGGTGACCCAGCACTACGACGCCATCCTCTTTGTGCCCATCGACACCAAGGCCGGTGTCGGCACCGTGAAGGCGGCCATGAGCAATGACGTAGTGGTGATCGCCTCCAACGCCAAGGTCGCCGACGCCAACGTGCCGTACGTGGGCAACGACGATGTGGAAGGTGGTCGCCTCCAGGCCCAGGCCATGGTCGACAAGCTCAACGGCCGCGGCAACGTGGTGATCATCCAGGGACCGATTGGCCAGTCGGCACAGATCGACCGGGAAAAGGGCGAGATGGAAGTGCTGAACAAGTACCCGGATATCAAGATCATCGAGAAAAAGACCGCCAACTGGGACCGCGCCCAGGCCCTGACCTTGACCGAAGACTGGCTGAACGCCCACCCCAAAGGCATCAACGGTGTGATCGCACAGAACGACGACATGGCCCTCGGCGCGGTGCAAGCGCTGAAGTCCCACGGTTTGTCGTTCAAGGATGTGCCGGTGACCTCCATCGACGGCATGCCGGATGCAATCCAGGCGGTGAAGAAAGATGAAGTCATCACCTTCCTGCAAGATGCCCAGGCGCAGTCGCAGGGAGCCCTCGATGTAGCTCTGCGCGCCTTGGCCGGCAAGGATTACAAGCCTAAGTCGGTGATCTGGGAACGCTACGCGAAAGACGTGAAGTGGGGCGATGGCACCGCCAAGAACTACATCCTGCCGTGGGTGCCGGTGACCAATGCCAATGCGGATGCGCTGTATCAGCAAGTCAGTGGTGGTAAGTAG
- a CDS encoding SDR family oxidoreductase, which produces MSGFWNQAFDLTGRCAVITGGAAGIGLACASLLVERGARVALLDRDPAVVDVAASLGAGNIGIAVDLRQLDQVQSTIDYVFDHFKRLDYLVNSAGVVILDKALDVSENAWDTTLDINLKASFFVAQACAKHMLTQGSGRIINLASQAAVIGLDRHVAYCASKAAIVGMTKVLAMEWAPHINVNAISPTIVETALGKKAWAGELGERAKLQIPAGRFAQPEEIAGLALYLLSDAAKMITGENVMIDGGYSIQ; this is translated from the coding sequence ATGTCTGGATTCTGGAATCAGGCCTTCGACCTCACCGGCCGCTGCGCCGTGATCACCGGCGGGGCCGCCGGGATTGGTCTGGCCTGTGCCAGCCTGCTGGTGGAGCGTGGGGCGCGAGTCGCCCTGCTCGACCGTGACCCGGCCGTGGTCGATGTCGCCGCCAGCCTCGGCGCCGGGAACATTGGCATTGCCGTGGACCTGCGCCAACTCGACCAGGTGCAAAGCACCATCGATTACGTGTTCGATCACTTCAAGCGCCTGGATTACCTGGTCAACAGCGCCGGTGTCGTGATACTGGACAAGGCCCTGGACGTCAGCGAAAACGCCTGGGACACCACCCTCGACATCAACCTCAAGGCGAGCTTCTTCGTCGCCCAGGCTTGCGCAAAACACATGCTCACCCAAGGCAGCGGCCGCATCATCAACCTCGCCTCCCAGGCGGCGGTGATCGGCCTTGACCGCCACGTCGCCTACTGCGCGAGCAAGGCAGCCATCGTCGGCATGACCAAGGTGCTGGCCATGGAATGGGCACCGCACATCAACGTCAACGCCATCTCCCCCACCATCGTCGAGACCGCCCTGGGCAAGAAGGCCTGGGCAGGCGAGCTGGGCGAACGGGCCAAATTGCAGATCCCGGCAGGCCGCTTCGCCCAGCCGGAAGAAATCGCCGGGCTGGCGCTGTACCTACTCAGCGATGCCGCCAAGATGATCACCGGGGAAAACGTGATGATCGACGGCGGCTACAGCATTCAGTAA
- a CDS encoding alcohol dehydrogenase catalytic domain-containing protein: MSTERTAEQLSPIIPKTMQAVVCHGPEDYRLETVDVPTPGPEEILTKVELCGICMGDIKTYRGAPSFWGDAEQPRYVKPPMIPGHEFVCRVVALGPGAEKRGVKVGDRVISEQIVPCWGCRFCNHGQYWMCQKHDLYGFQNNVQGAMAQYMIFTKEGIVHKVPDSIAPDEAILIEPLACSLHAAERANVDFDDIVVVAGAGTLGLGIIGAVRMRNPKKLIVLDMKPERAALALRMGADEVWNPAEVDVMAKIREITDGYGCDIYIEATGHHKAVNQGLAMLRKLGRFVEFSVFNDEATVDWSIIGDRKELDVLGSHLGPYMYPRAIDFIGNRKIDMRDVVTHKFALADFKEAFAVMERGDKSLKVVLEP, from the coding sequence ATGTCCACCGAACGCACTGCCGAACAACTGTCGCCCATCATCCCCAAGACCATGCAAGCCGTGGTGTGCCATGGCCCCGAAGACTACCGCCTGGAAACCGTCGACGTGCCGACACCCGGCCCCGAAGAAATCCTTACTAAGGTCGAGCTGTGCGGCATCTGCATGGGGGACATCAAGACCTACCGCGGCGCGCCGTCGTTCTGGGGCGACGCCGAGCAGCCACGCTACGTCAAGCCGCCAATGATCCCCGGTCATGAGTTTGTCTGCCGTGTGGTCGCCCTCGGCCCGGGCGCCGAAAAGCGCGGTGTGAAGGTCGGTGACCGAGTGATTTCCGAACAGATCGTGCCGTGCTGGGGTTGCCGCTTCTGCAACCACGGCCAGTACTGGATGTGCCAGAAACACGACCTCTACGGCTTCCAGAACAACGTCCAGGGCGCCATGGCCCAGTACATGATTTTCACCAAGGAAGGCATCGTCCATAAAGTGCCGGACTCGATTGCCCCGGACGAAGCGATCCTGATCGAACCGCTGGCCTGCTCGCTGCACGCTGCCGAACGGGCCAATGTCGATTTCGATGACATCGTGGTGGTCGCCGGTGCCGGCACCCTGGGCCTGGGGATCATCGGCGCGGTGCGCATGCGCAACCCGAAAAAACTCATCGTCCTCGACATGAAACCCGAACGCGCCGCCCTCGCCTTGCGCATGGGTGCGGACGAGGTATGGAACCCAGCTGAAGTTGATGTGATGGCGAAGATTCGCGAGATCACCGACGGTTACGGCTGCGACATCTATATCGAAGCCACCGGGCATCACAAGGCGGTCAACCAGGGCCTGGCCATGCTGCGCAAGCTGGGGCGTTTCGTCGAATTCAGCGTCTTCAACGACGAGGCCACGGTAGATTGGTCGATCATCGGCGACCGCAAGGAACTGGACGTGTTGGGCTCACACCTGGGCCCGTACATGTACCCGCGGGCCATCGATTTTATCGGCAACCGCAAAATCGACATGCGCGACGTGGTGACCCACAAATTTGCGCTGGCAGATTTCAAGGAGGCGTTCGCGGTGATGGAGCGCGGGGACAAGTCCCTTAAAGTCGTGCTCGAACCCTGA
- a CDS encoding dihydroxyacetone kinase subunit DhaK, whose translation MNRVINDPDQVVEDMLRGILVAHPELCQSGTNPRVISKAKPSSQGRVGIVTGGGSGHEPAFLGYVGPGLVDAVAVGEIFSSPTAKSFFDAFRAADHGAGVACLYGNYAGDNMNVKLAMKMAASKDMQIRTVVANDDVASAPKADIAKRRGVAGEIFMWKVGGAAAAQHYDLDGVIRVAQKAVDNCRSIGIGLTPCTIAAVGKPNFQIPDGQMELGIGHHGEPGIEVIPIESAAAMAERMLAPILADRDFSQDDSVVVLVSGLGATPVMELYIFYAEVEQQLKAKGLKIHRCYVGNYFTSLEMMGVTLTLLGLDAELKTLIDQPCRSIGMTQAE comes from the coding sequence ATGAATCGAGTGATCAATGATCCGGACCAAGTGGTCGAGGATATGCTGCGCGGCATTCTGGTCGCCCATCCAGAGCTGTGCCAGAGCGGCACCAACCCCCGGGTCATCAGCAAGGCCAAGCCTTCCAGTCAGGGCCGGGTGGGCATCGTCACCGGCGGCGGTTCCGGCCATGAACCCGCCTTCCTCGGTTACGTTGGCCCAGGCCTGGTGGACGCCGTGGCCGTCGGCGAGATTTTCTCCTCGCCCACCGCCAAAAGCTTCTTCGACGCCTTCCGCGCTGCCGACCACGGAGCCGGTGTGGCGTGCCTGTACGGCAACTATGCCGGCGACAACATGAACGTGAAGCTGGCGATGAAAATGGCCGCCAGCAAAGACATGCAGATCCGTACCGTGGTCGCCAATGACGACGTGGCTTCGGCGCCTAAAGCCGACATCGCCAAGCGTCGTGGCGTGGCCGGGGAAATCTTCATGTGGAAAGTCGGCGGTGCCGCCGCCGCGCAGCATTACGACCTGGACGGGGTGATTCGTGTTGCCCAGAAGGCCGTCGACAACTGCCGCTCCATCGGCATCGGCCTCACGCCCTGCACCATTGCAGCGGTGGGCAAGCCGAACTTCCAGATCCCGGACGGCCAGATGGAGCTGGGCATCGGCCATCACGGCGAGCCCGGCATTGAAGTGATCCCCATCGAGTCCGCCGCCGCCATGGCCGAACGGATGCTGGCGCCGATTCTCGCCGACCGTGATTTCAGCCAGGACGACAGCGTGGTGGTGCTGGTCTCGGGTCTGGGCGCAACGCCGGTGATGGAGCTGTATATTTTCTACGCTGAGGTCGAGCAACAGCTCAAGGCCAAGGGCCTGAAGATCCATCGCTGCTACGTCGGCAACTACTTCACTTCCCTTGAGATGATGGGCGTGACCTTGACCTTGCTGGGCCTGGATGCCGAGCTGAAAACCCTGATCGACCAACCTTGCCGTTCCATCGGCATGACCCAGGCGGAGTGA
- the dhaL gene encoding dihydroxyacetone kinase subunit DhaL, with protein MSQHFSTHDGSAIVADLVSVIVANRDYLSEVDGAIGDGDHGINMAKGFAHCGRTIEGRQLTLAEALDELTLSLMEGIGGSMGPLYGSLFIGMADEVRGSDEIDAATFTRLLRGGLTSLQDITEAGVGDKCLMDTLIPAVEAFERAHVSGASFSDALDAMKRAASQGRDSTKDLVAKIGRASRLGERSLGVLDAGAVSCCLILTRLADSVQPRLME; from the coding sequence ATGAGCCAGCATTTCTCCACCCATGACGGCAGCGCCATCGTCGCCGACTTGGTGAGCGTGATTGTCGCCAACCGCGACTATTTGAGTGAAGTCGACGGCGCCATCGGTGATGGTGACCACGGCATCAATATGGCCAAGGGTTTTGCCCATTGCGGCCGCACCATTGAAGGCCGCCAACTGACCCTGGCCGAAGCCCTGGACGAGCTGACCTTGAGCCTGATGGAAGGCATTGGCGGCTCCATGGGGCCGCTGTATGGCAGCCTGTTTATTGGCATGGCGGATGAAGTACGCGGCAGCGACGAGATTGATGCCGCCACCTTTACTCGCTTGCTGCGGGGCGGTCTCACGTCCCTGCAGGACATCACCGAAGCGGGCGTGGGTGACAAGTGTTTGATGGACACCCTGATTCCGGCGGTGGAGGCTTTTGAACGAGCCCATGTGTCAGGCGCATCCTTCAGCGACGCCCTCGACGCGATGAAAAGGGCGGCGTCTCAAGGGCGTGACTCGACCAAGGACCTTGTGGCGAAAATCGGCCGGGCCAGCCGCTTGGGAGAACGTTCGTTGGGGGTGCTGGATGCGGGGGCGGTGTCGTGCTGCTTGATCCTGACCCGGTTGGCGGACTCAGTACAACCCCGATTGATGGAGTAA